From Candidatus Poribacteria bacterium, one genomic window encodes:
- a CDS encoding response regulator, with amino-acid sequence MEEKKILIVEDNARNRRLLKVLLRSHGYQVIEAQNGAEALEAVRRNRPDLILMDIQLPGIDGLELVRKIKDKFGDIPIIAVTAYAMKGDRERILSAGCDGYVSKPIDTRELPKVIAKALEGGDE; translated from the coding sequence ATGGAGGAAAAAAAGATATTGATCGTCGAGGATAACGCGAGAAATCGGAGGCTTTTGAAGGTACTGCTTAGATCGCATGGATACCAGGTGATAGAGGCTCAAAACGGCGCCGAGGCGTTGGAGGCCGTCAGGAGGAATCGGCCCGATCTGATACTCATGGACATACAATTGCCGGGGATAGATGGGCTGGAGCTTGTGAGAAAGATCAAGGATAAATTCGGCGATATACCGATCATAGCTGTGACCGCCTATGCCATGAAAGGTGACAGGGAACGGATACTCTCGGCGGGCTGTGACGGTTATGTGAGCAAACCCATAGATACGAGAGAACTGCCAAAGGTTATAGCCAAAGCGCTTGAGGGTGGAGATGAATGA